In Canis aureus isolate CA01 chromosome 12, VMU_Caureus_v.1.0, whole genome shotgun sequence, a genomic segment contains:
- the PRPF3 gene encoding U4/U6 small nuclear ribonucleoprotein Prp3 isoform X1 gives MALSKRELDELKPWIEKTVKRVLGFSEPTVVTAALNCVGKGMDKKKAADHLKPFLDDSTLRFVDKLFEAVEEGRSSRHSKSSSDRSRKRELKEVFGDDSEISKESSGVKKRRIPRFEEVEEEPEVIPGPPSESPGMLTKLQIKQMMEAATRQIEERKKQLSFISPPTPQPKTPSSSQPERLPIGNTIQPSQAATFMNDAIEKARKAAELQARIQAQLALKPGLIGNANMVGLANLHAMGIAPPKVELKDQTKPTPLILDEQGRTVDATGKEIELTHRMPTLKANIRAVKREQFKQQLKEKPSEDMESNTFFDPRVSIAPSQRQRRTFKFHDKGKFEKIAQRLRTKAQLEKLQAEISQAARKTGIHTSTRLALIAPKKELKEGDIPEIEWWDSYIIPNGFDLTEENPKREDYFGITNLVEHPAQLNPPVDNDTPVTLGVYLTKKEQKKLRRQTRREAQKELQEKVRLGLMPPPEPKVRISNLMRVLGTEAVQDPTKVEAHVRAQMAKRQKAHEEANAARKLTAEQRKVKKIKKLKEDISQGVHISVYRVRNLSNPAKKFKIEANAGQLYLTGVVVLHKDVNVVVVEGGPKAQKKFKRLMLHRIKWDEQTSNTKGDDDEESDEEAVKKTNKCVLVWEGTAKDRSFGEMKFKQCPTENMAREHFKKHGAEHYWDLALSESVLESTD, from the exons ATGGCTCTGTCTAAGAGGGAGCTGGATGAGCTGAAACCATGGATAGAGAAGACCGTGAAGAGGGTGCTGGGTTTCTCAGAGCCCACAGTGGTCACAGCAGCACTGAACTGTGTGGGGAAGGGCATGGACAAGAAGAAGGCAGCTG ACCATCTGAAACCTTTTCTTGATGATTCTACTCTCCGATTTGTGGACAAACTGTTTGAGGCTGTGGAGGAAGGCCGAAGCTCTAGACATTCCAAGTCTAGCAGTGACAGGAGCAGAAAACGAGAGCTAAAG GAAGTGTTTGGTGATGACTCTGAGATCTCCAAGGAATCATCAGGAGTAAAGAAGCGACGGATACCCCGTTTTGAGGAGGTGGAAGAGGAACCTGAAGTGATCCCTGGGCCTCCCTCAGAGAGTCCTGGCATGCTGACTAAGCTCCAG ATCAAACAGATGATGGAGGCAGCTACACGGCAAattgaggagagaaaaaaacagctgAGCTTCATTAGCCCCCCTACACCTCAG CCGAAGACTCCTTCTTCCTCTCAACCAGAGCGACTTCCAATTGGCAACACTATTCAGCCTTCCCAGGCTGCCACTTTCATGAATGATGCCATTGAGAAGGCAAGGAAAGCAGCTGAACTACAAGCCCGCATCCAAGCCCAGCTGGCACTGAAGCCAGGGCTCATTGGTAATGCCAATATGGTGGGCCTGGCTAATCTCCATGCCATGGGCATTGCTCCCCC GAAGGTGGAGTTAAAAGATCAAACTAAACCTACACCACTGATTCTTGACGAGCAAGGTCGCACTGTAGATGCAACAGGAAAGGAGATTGAGCTGACACACCGCATGCCTACTCTGAAGGCCAACATTCGTGCTGTGAAAAGGGAGCAGTTCAAACAACAGCTGAAAGAAAAGCCTTCAGAAGACATGGAGTCTAACACCTTTTTCGACCCCCGAGTTTCAATTGCCCCTTCTCAGCGCCAAAGACGCACTTTTAAATTCCATGACAAGGGCAAATTTGAGAAGATTGCCCAACGATTACGGACAAAG GCTCAACTGGAGAAGCTGCAGGCAGAGATCTCACAGGCAGCTCGAAAAACAGGCATCCATACTTCAACTAGGCTGGCCCTCATTGCTCCTAAAAAAGAGCTAAAGGAAGGAGATATCCCTGAAATTGAGTGGTGGGACTCTTATATCATCCCCAATGGCTTTGACCT TACAGAGGAAAATCCCAAGAGAGAAGATTATTTTGGAATCACAAATCTTGTTGAACATCCAGCCCAACTCAACCCTCCAG TTGACAATGACACACCAGTTACTCTGGGGGTATATCTTACcaagaaggaacagaagaaactTCGAAGGCAAACAAGGAGGGAAGCACAGAAGGAACTACAAGAGAAAGTCAGGCTGGGCCTGATGCCTCCTCCAGAACCCAAAG TGAGAATTTCAAATTTAATGCGAGTATTAGGAACAGAGGCTGTTCAAGACCCCACGAAGGTAGAAGCCCATGTCAGAGCTCAGATGGCAAAAAGACAGAA AGCGCATGAAGAGGCCAACGCTGCCCGAAAACTTACAGCAGAACAGAGAAAggtcaagaaaattaaaaagcttaaaGAAGACATTTCACAGGGGGTACACATATCTGTATATAG AGTTCGAAATTTGAGCAATCCAGCCAAGAAGTTCAAGATTGAGGCCAATGCTGGGCAACTGTACCTGACAGGGGTGGTTGTACTGCACAAGGATGTCAACGTGGTAGTAGTGGAAGGGG GCCCCAAGGCCCAGAAGAAATTTAAGCGTCTTATGCTGCATCGGATAAAGTGGGATGAACAGACATCTAACACAAAGGGAGATG ATGATGAGGAATCTGATGAGGAAGCTGTGAAGAAAACCAACAAATGTGTACTAGTCTGGGAG GGTACAGCCAAAGACCGGAGCTTTGGGGAAATGAAGTTCAAACAGTGCCCTACAGAGAACATGGCTCGAGAACACTTCAAAAAGCATGGGGCTGAACACTACTGGGACCTTGCGCTGAGTGAATCTGTGTTGGAGTCTACCGACTGA
- the PRPF3 gene encoding U4/U6 small nuclear ribonucleoprotein Prp3 isoform X2, whose amino-acid sequence MLTKLQIKQMMEAATRQIEERKKQLSFISPPTPQPKTPSSSQPERLPIGNTIQPSQAATFMNDAIEKARKAAELQARIQAQLALKPGLIGNANMVGLANLHAMGIAPPKVELKDQTKPTPLILDEQGRTVDATGKEIELTHRMPTLKANIRAVKREQFKQQLKEKPSEDMESNTFFDPRVSIAPSQRQRRTFKFHDKGKFEKIAQRLRTKAQLEKLQAEISQAARKTGIHTSTRLALIAPKKELKEGDIPEIEWWDSYIIPNGFDLTEENPKREDYFGITNLVEHPAQLNPPVDNDTPVTLGVYLTKKEQKKLRRQTRREAQKELQEKVRLGLMPPPEPKVRISNLMRVLGTEAVQDPTKVEAHVRAQMAKRQKAHEEANAARKLTAEQRKVKKIKKLKEDISQGVHISVYRVRNLSNPAKKFKIEANAGQLYLTGVVVLHKDVNVVVVEGGPKAQKKFKRLMLHRIKWDEQTSNTKGDDDEESDEEAVKKTNKCVLVWEGTAKDRSFGEMKFKQCPTENMAREHFKKHGAEHYWDLALSESVLESTD is encoded by the exons ATGCTGACTAAGCTCCAG ATCAAACAGATGATGGAGGCAGCTACACGGCAAattgaggagagaaaaaaacagctgAGCTTCATTAGCCCCCCTACACCTCAG CCGAAGACTCCTTCTTCCTCTCAACCAGAGCGACTTCCAATTGGCAACACTATTCAGCCTTCCCAGGCTGCCACTTTCATGAATGATGCCATTGAGAAGGCAAGGAAAGCAGCTGAACTACAAGCCCGCATCCAAGCCCAGCTGGCACTGAAGCCAGGGCTCATTGGTAATGCCAATATGGTGGGCCTGGCTAATCTCCATGCCATGGGCATTGCTCCCCC GAAGGTGGAGTTAAAAGATCAAACTAAACCTACACCACTGATTCTTGACGAGCAAGGTCGCACTGTAGATGCAACAGGAAAGGAGATTGAGCTGACACACCGCATGCCTACTCTGAAGGCCAACATTCGTGCTGTGAAAAGGGAGCAGTTCAAACAACAGCTGAAAGAAAAGCCTTCAGAAGACATGGAGTCTAACACCTTTTTCGACCCCCGAGTTTCAATTGCCCCTTCTCAGCGCCAAAGACGCACTTTTAAATTCCATGACAAGGGCAAATTTGAGAAGATTGCCCAACGATTACGGACAAAG GCTCAACTGGAGAAGCTGCAGGCAGAGATCTCACAGGCAGCTCGAAAAACAGGCATCCATACTTCAACTAGGCTGGCCCTCATTGCTCCTAAAAAAGAGCTAAAGGAAGGAGATATCCCTGAAATTGAGTGGTGGGACTCTTATATCATCCCCAATGGCTTTGACCT TACAGAGGAAAATCCCAAGAGAGAAGATTATTTTGGAATCACAAATCTTGTTGAACATCCAGCCCAACTCAACCCTCCAG TTGACAATGACACACCAGTTACTCTGGGGGTATATCTTACcaagaaggaacagaagaaactTCGAAGGCAAACAAGGAGGGAAGCACAGAAGGAACTACAAGAGAAAGTCAGGCTGGGCCTGATGCCTCCTCCAGAACCCAAAG TGAGAATTTCAAATTTAATGCGAGTATTAGGAACAGAGGCTGTTCAAGACCCCACGAAGGTAGAAGCCCATGTCAGAGCTCAGATGGCAAAAAGACAGAA AGCGCATGAAGAGGCCAACGCTGCCCGAAAACTTACAGCAGAACAGAGAAAggtcaagaaaattaaaaagcttaaaGAAGACATTTCACAGGGGGTACACATATCTGTATATAG AGTTCGAAATTTGAGCAATCCAGCCAAGAAGTTCAAGATTGAGGCCAATGCTGGGCAACTGTACCTGACAGGGGTGGTTGTACTGCACAAGGATGTCAACGTGGTAGTAGTGGAAGGGG GCCCCAAGGCCCAGAAGAAATTTAAGCGTCTTATGCTGCATCGGATAAAGTGGGATGAACAGACATCTAACACAAAGGGAGATG ATGATGAGGAATCTGATGAGGAAGCTGTGAAGAAAACCAACAAATGTGTACTAGTCTGGGAG GGTACAGCCAAAGACCGGAGCTTTGGGGAAATGAAGTTCAAACAGTGCCCTACAGAGAACATGGCTCGAGAACACTTCAAAAAGCATGGGGCTGAACACTACTGGGACCTTGCGCTGAGTGAATCTGTGTTGGAGTCTACCGACTGA